A stretch of the bacterium genome encodes the following:
- the atpD gene encoding F0F1 ATP synthase subunit beta: MNEGKIVQIVGAVIDVEFSKENLPGIYHALELKAPQGSEVEKLILEVQSHLGEGWVRTVAMGPTDGLKRGTSVIDTGKPISVPVGEKVLGRVLNVVGEPIDNKGPVGASKTYPLHRPSPGLTEQETKQEVLETGIKVIDLVAPFIKGGKIGVFGGAGVGKTVIIQELINNIAKEHGGYSVFAGVGERTREGNDLYHEMAEAKVLDKLAMVFGQMNEPPGSRLRVALAGLSIAEYFRDEKGQDVLLFIDNIFRFTQAGSEVSALLGRIPSAVGYQPTLASEMGALQERITSTKKGSITSLQAIYVPADDYTDPAPVTTFAHLDSTIVLERSIAEQGLYPAVDPLASTSRALDPEVVGKEHYEIAFQVKKVLQRYKELQDIIAILGMEELSDEDKVTVTRARKIQRFMSQPFFVGETFTGRAGKYVPITETVKGFKKILDGEYDSVNEQAFFMVGGIEEVKKQSL, translated from the coding sequence ATGAACGAAGGAAAAATTGTTCAAATTGTCGGAGCTGTAATCGATGTAGAATTTTCAAAAGAAAATCTACCTGGGATTTACCATGCCTTGGAACTAAAGGCTCCGCAGGGTTCTGAAGTAGAAAAGTTAATTTTGGAAGTTCAATCCCACCTTGGTGAAGGCTGGGTTCGAACTGTCGCCATGGGACCAACTGATGGTTTGAAAAGAGGTACCTCGGTAATTGACACCGGTAAACCGATTTCTGTCCCGGTTGGAGAAAAAGTTTTGGGAAGAGTCCTAAACGTTGTTGGGGAACCAATTGACAACAAAGGTCCGGTTGGCGCAAGCAAAACTTATCCGCTTCACCGTCCCTCGCCGGGTTTAACAGAACAAGAAACCAAGCAGGAGGTTCTCGAAACCGGTATCAAAGTTATTGACCTGGTCGCTCCTTTTATCAAAGGTGGAAAAATTGGAGTCTTCGGTGGCGCGGGGGTGGGTAAAACCGTCATTATTCAAGAGTTAATCAACAATATCGCCAAAGAACACGGTGGTTACTCTGTTTTTGCCGGAGTCGGAGAAAGAACCCGGGAAGGCAACGATCTTTACCACGAAATGGCTGAAGCCAAGGTTCTCGACAAACTGGCTATGGTCTTTGGTCAGATGAACGAACCACCCGGATCAAGACTCCGAGTAGCTCTGGCTGGACTTTCAATTGCAGAATATTTCCGTGATGAAAAGGGTCAGGATGTTCTTCTCTTCATTGACAACATTTTTCGTTTCACCCAAGCTGGTTCTGAGGTTTCAGCTCTTCTGGGACGAATTCCTTCGGCGGTTGGTTATCAACCAACCCTGGCTTCGGAAATGGGCGCCCTACAAGAGCGCATTACTTCAACCAAAAAAGGTTCAATCACTTCTCTACAGGCAATTTATGTCCCGGCTGATGACTACACTGACCCGGCCCCAGTGACTACCTTTGCTCATCTAGATTCAACCATTGTGCTAGAAAGAAGTATTGCCGAGCAGGGCCTCTACCCAGCCGTCGATCCGCTCGCCTCAACATCACGAGCCCTAGACCCAGAAGTTGTCGGCAAGGAGCACTACGAAATCGCTTTTCAAGTTAAAAAGGTTCTGCAGCGCTACAAAGAACTGCAAGATATCATTGCTATTCTTGGTATGGAAGAGCTTTCCGATGAAGATAAGGTGACGGTAACCAGGGCCCGAAAAATTCAACGCTTTATGTCCCAGCCTTTCTTTGTGGGCGAAACCTTCACTGGAAGGGCCGGGAAGTACGTCCCAATTACCGAAACTGTCAAAGGTTTCAAGAAAATTCTTGACGGAGAATATGATTCAGTAAATGAGCAGGCCTTCTTTATGGTTGGTGGTATCGAAGAAGTTAAAAAGCAATCTTTATGA
- the rsmI gene encoding 16S rRNA (cytidine(1402)-2'-O)-methyltransferase gives MALYLIATPIGNLADISQRALETLEKVDLILAEDTRKTGLLLQHYKIRKPLFSFHEHNEVDKLGQVLQMLTEGKEIALVSDAGTPTISDPGFKLVREATAAGVSVTSLPGASAVLAALTISGLPTDRFLYLGYLPKSGGKAEKLLTQASQAVAILPSTIVIFESPHRLTKTLEKLARFFPKADLAVTKELTKIHETVVRGKPGELFEKFKTETIKGEFTLVLRN, from the coding sequence ATGGCTCTTTATCTTATCGCTACCCCAATTGGAAATTTGGCTGATATCAGTCAAAGGGCTTTAGAAACTTTGGAAAAAGTGGATTTAATTTTAGCTGAAGATACCAGAAAAACAGGTCTCCTGCTTCAGCATTACAAAATCAGAAAACCCCTTTTTTCATTTCATGAGCACAATGAAGTGGACAAACTTGGTCAGGTACTACAAATGCTGACCGAAGGCAAAGAAATTGCCTTAGTTTCTGATGCTGGAACGCCAACTATTTCTGATCCAGGCTTTAAACTCGTGCGCGAGGCGACTGCCGCCGGAGTATCAGTAACTTCTCTTCCTGGTGCCTCGGCCGTTTTAGCTGCCTTGACTATCTCCGGATTACCAACCGATAGGTTTCTTTATTTAGGTTATTTACCTAAGTCAGGCGGAAAAGCTGAGAAACTACTCACCCAAGCCAGCCAGGCAGTGGCAATTTTGCCCTCGACAATTGTAATTTTCGAAAGTCCCCATCGTCTGACAAAAACTCTTGAAAAACTGGCCAGGTTTTTTCCAAAGGCGGATCTAGCAGTAACAAAAGAGTTGACCAAAATTCATGAAACAGTCGTGCGGGGCAAGCCTGGAGAGCTATTTGAGAAGTTTAAGACGGAGACGATCAAAGGGGAGTTTACTTTAGTACTGCGAAATTAA
- a CDS encoding class I SAM-dependent methyltransferase, translated as MNKKFTSTPSSLWDSVSSEYEDTSFHRKDGLYPANSFRYEILFDYLDKTPKGRVLDAGAGPGLMTRELQKRGWEVTACDYSKGMIETSKKKARQEGLPDVYQQLKLQELGKLDQKFDYIILNGVLPYISENEETKVFEEIKKVLNPGGILIGSHYNLYFDIFGFDRWAVEAVTKNILQPSGLDEAEIAKAKEKITSLLRQPEETLDKEKTMKLEDPTGYKFKLKKFGFDEFDQAYYNLFYLPAKFEAAQNQETREKLERKLRRDPKGLLLYRTFVSFAKLST; from the coding sequence ATGAACAAAAAATTCACTTCTACCCCATCCAGTCTTTGGGATAGCGTTTCAAGCGAATATGAAGACACCTCCTTTCATCGCAAAGATGGTCTATACCCGGCCAACTCCTTTCGCTACGAAATCCTTTTTGATTATTTGGACAAGACCCCCAAAGGAAGAGTCCTTGATGCTGGCGCTGGACCAGGATTGATGACCCGTGAACTACAAAAACGTGGTTGGGAGGTTACTGCTTGTGATTACTCAAAGGGGATGATTGAAACTTCAAAGAAAAAAGCTAGGCAAGAGGGTTTGCCTGATGTTTACCAACAACTAAAACTCCAAGAGCTTGGGAAATTGGACCAAAAATTTGATTATATAATCCTCAACGGTGTTCTTCCCTATATTTCCGAGAATGAAGAAACAAAAGTTTTTGAAGAAATAAAAAAAGTTCTCAACCCAGGAGGGATCCTCATTGGCTCTCATTACAATCTTTACTTTGACATTTTTGGATTTGATCGCTGGGCAGTGGAGGCTGTCACAAAGAATATCTTACAACCGTCTGGTTTGGATGAAGCGGAGATAGCTAAAGCCAAAGAAAAAATAACTTCCCTACTCAGGCAACCAGAAGAAACTCTCGATAAAGAAAAAACAATGAAACTAGAAGATCCAACTGGTTACAAATTTAAACTGAAAAAATTTGGTTTTGATGAGTTTGATCAAGCTTACTACAATCTCTTCTATCTCCCGGCAAAATTTGAAGCAGCTCAAAATCAAGAAACCAGGGAAAAACTAGAAAGAAAACTCCGACGAGACCCAAAAGGATTACTCCTCTATCGAACTTTCGTTTCTTTTGCCAAGCTGTCTACCTAA
- the atpG gene encoding ATP synthase F1 subunit gamma yields MSNVKEIRVRIKSIKNTAKITKAMQLVAAAKMRRAQEAANAGKPYSELINQVLRGMIGGINPLAHPLLTGNGQEKDLIVAISSDRGLAGALVSNLIRKLTGFKTESEFISLGAKAKAFFAKTGREVIADFPLPENGSLETIRPLTKLLIEKFLSREIGRVFVVYTQFFSTLRQEPATKQLLPVMDRESFEALKSQDEKEGEEVQFKFEPNADQILDQLLPHYILMELTHYLLEARASEHSARMLAMKNATDNALELVDDLTLTYNQIRQEAITKEILDISTAAIALE; encoded by the coding sequence ATGAGCAACGTCAAAGAGATACGGGTTAGAATTAAATCAATCAAAAACACCGCCAAGATTACGAAAGCCATGCAGCTTGTTGCCGCAGCCAAAATGCGCCGCGCCCAAGAGGCGGCCAACGCGGGCAAACCTTACTCTGAATTGATCAACCAGGTTTTGCGGGGAATGATCGGTGGCATTAACCCCCTGGCCCATCCCCTTTTGACCGGCAACGGCCAGGAGAAAGACTTGATTGTCGCTATCTCCTCCGACCGAGGCTTGGCTGGAGCTTTGGTCAGCAACCTTATCCGAAAATTAACGGGTTTCAAAACTGAATCAGAGTTTATTTCTCTCGGGGCCAAGGCGAAAGCTTTTTTTGCCAAAACCGGGCGTGAAGTGATTGCTGATTTCCCTCTTCCCGAAAACGGAAGTCTGGAGACGATTCGCCCTTTGACAAAACTCTTAATCGAGAAATTTTTGAGCAGGGAAATCGGACGAGTTTTTGTAGTTTATACACAGTTTTTTTCAACTCTGCGGCAAGAGCCTGCAACAAAACAGCTTTTGCCGGTCATGGATCGAGAAAGTTTTGAGGCGCTAAAAAGTCAAGATGAGAAAGAGGGGGAAGAGGTCCAGTTCAAATTTGAACCAAACGCTGACCAAATCCTTGATCAGCTTTTGCCCCACTATATTTTGATGGAACTGACACATTATTTGCTTGAGGCCCGAGCTTCAGAACACTCGGCCCGGATGCTGGCAATGAAAAACGCAACTGACAATGCTCTTGAGCTCGTGGATGATCTAACACTCACCTACAATCAGATTCGCCAGGAAGCGATCACCAAGGAAATCTTGGATATTAGTACTGCTGCTATTGCATTGGAGTAA
- a CDS encoding ABC transporter ATP-binding protein has product MFAQFPKVYGSGKYSNSKDGEHSLFITHIVDKTLVFIYNTTVAETKEAILNLTDIHKIYKTSSENTVALKNLNLRIKKGESIAIIGKSGSGKSTLMHVMATLDRPSSGELSINGVSTTELKNSALDDLRNKTFGFVFQQFFVNPRNSCLDNVILPLVIAGVKAKERRARGLEILESVGLIDKAKAKANDLSGGQKQRLCIARALITQPEVIFADEPTGNLDSETGKIIIDLLFDLHRKHNLTLVVVTHDQELADLCDRQIILKDGVIIQES; this is encoded by the coding sequence ATGTTCGCACAGTTCCCAAAGGTTTACGGATCCGGAAAGTACTCCAACAGCAAGGATGGGGAGCATTCTCTTTTCATTACACATATCGTTGATAAAACTCTCGTTTTTATCTACAATACTACGGTGGCTGAAACAAAAGAAGCAATTCTCAATTTAACTGACATTCACAAAATCTACAAAACTAGCAGCGAAAATACTGTTGCTCTAAAAAATCTTAACTTGAGAATAAAAAAGGGTGAAAGTATTGCCATCATCGGCAAATCTGGCAGTGGCAAATCCACTCTCATGCACGTCATGGCCACACTCGACCGACCTAGTAGTGGTGAACTGAGTATCAATGGTGTCTCAACCACAGAACTGAAAAACTCTGCTCTTGATGACCTCAGAAACAAAACATTTGGTTTTGTCTTTCAGCAATTTTTCGTCAATCCCCGCAACAGTTGTCTCGACAATGTCATCCTGCCTCTAGTCATTGCCGGTGTCAAAGCAAAAGAACGCCGAGCTCGCGGTTTAGAAATTCTTGAATCAGTCGGTCTTATTGACAAGGCGAAAGCCAAGGCCAATGATCTATCTGGAGGACAGAAACAAAGACTTTGTATCGCACGGGCCCTAATTACTCAACCCGAAGTCATCTTTGCTGACGAGCCAACCGGAAATCTTGACAGTGAAACTGGGAAAATAATTATAGATTTGCTTTTTGACCTGCACCGCAAACACAACCTTACTTTGGTTGTCGTCACCCATGATCAAGAACTGGCCGACCTATGTGACCGGCAAATTATTTTGAAAGACGGAGTCATCATCCAGGAATCCTAA
- the atpF gene encoding F0F1 ATP synthase subunit B: MQIIEQFGINPILILANIVNFLILLLVLRVFLYKPILKMLETRKEKIAISMKQAEEIEKKLSKAAEEQEKILKKANEEAALLVNEASEEAKVLLEKTRNETKEVSKTAMEQTKAMVSSEKEKMMSEIKADLAGLVVSTMTKMTGKVLTAEDQKRLVVEAEKDLLK; the protein is encoded by the coding sequence ATGCAGATAATCGAACAGTTCGGAATTAACCCAATTCTTATTCTAGCAAATATCGTTAATTTTCTGATTTTGCTATTGGTTCTGCGTGTCTTTCTTTATAAACCAATCCTTAAAATGCTTGAGACTCGAAAAGAAAAAATCGCCATTTCAATGAAACAAGCTGAGGAAATCGAAAAAAAGCTTTCCAAAGCTGCCGAAGAGCAAGAAAAAATCCTCAAGAAAGCCAATGAAGAAGCCGCTCTTCTAGTCAATGAAGCTTCCGAAGAAGCCAAGGTACTACTCGAAAAAACCAGAAATGAAACCAAAGAGGTCTCCAAGACAGCTATGGAGCAAACCAAAGCTATGGTTAGCAGTGAAAAAGAAAAAATGATGTCAGAGATCAAAGCAGATTTGGCCGGTCTAGTCGTCTCAACGATGACTAAAATGACCGGAAAAGTCCTCACTGCTGAGGATCAAAAACGTCTCGTCGTTGAAGCAGAAAAGGATTTACTTAAATGA
- a CDS encoding ATP synthase F0 subunit C: protein MEIVVKGGLIVALGGVIPALAIGLIGAKAMEAIGRNPEAQGKILPAMLVGMAFAEAIAIYALILAFIG, encoded by the coding sequence ATGGAAATTGTTGTTAAAGGTGGTTTGATTGTTGCGCTCGGAGGTGTAATTCCAGCTCTGGCAATTGGTCTGATTGGTGCCAAAGCCATGGAAGCCATTGGCCGCAACCCAGAAGCCCAGGGAAAAATCCTTCCCGCAATGTTGGTAGGTATGGCCTTTGCCGAGGCTATTGCTATTTATGCCTTGATTCTAGCCTTTATTGGTTAA
- the atpA gene encoding F0F1 ATP synthase subunit alpha: MAEQILSQLEKEISELKLSGQKKNVGTIESVSDGVAIVSGLSDVVYNELVKLPGGLTGLALNLEENSVGIVVFGDYKSLREGDQVETTGTVLKVPVGQALVGRVVNALGEPIDGKGAVKATESFPIEKVAPGVITRESVKTPLQTGIIAIDGMIPIGRGQRELIIGDRGLGKTAITLDTIINQKGTGVTCIYVAIGQKTSKIAQIIDTLEKYGAMKHTIVVAASAADSATMQYIAPYAGTAFGEYFMSKGKDALIIYDDLSKHAWAYRQISLLLRRPSGREAYPGDVFYLHSRLLERSAKMNQDYGGGSLTSLPIIETQAGDVSAYIPTNVISITDGQIYLEGDLFYAGTRPAINVGLSVSRVGGSAQVKAMKQVAGTLRLDLAQYRELAAFAQFGSDLDPETKARLQRGQRLTEILKQPQYQPLPVEQQVALIWAATNGFLDSIELEKVADFKERYLLFLANKKVKLLSDLKEKQTLEDKLSAELKKATEEFKKTYK, from the coding sequence ATGGCTGAGCAAATTTTGAGTCAACTGGAAAAAGAAATTTCTGAGTTAAAACTCTCGGGTCAAAAAAAGAACGTTGGTACTATTGAAAGTGTCAGCGACGGGGTCGCTATTGTTTCCGGTTTGAGTGACGTGGTTTACAATGAATTGGTCAAACTTCCAGGCGGTTTGACTGGACTAGCCTTGAATTTGGAAGAAAATAGTGTTGGTATTGTTGTCTTTGGTGACTATAAAAGCTTAAGAGAAGGTGATCAGGTCGAAACCACCGGTACGGTTCTGAAGGTTCCGGTCGGACAGGCCTTGGTGGGACGCGTTGTCAATGCTCTTGGAGAACCAATCGACGGAAAAGGCGCTGTAAAAGCCACCGAAAGCTTCCCAATCGAAAAAGTTGCTCCTGGTGTTATTACCCGTGAAAGTGTTAAGACTCCCCTGCAAACCGGTATCATTGCTATTGACGGTATGATACCAATTGGCCGGGGCCAGAGGGAACTCATCATTGGGGATCGAGGCTTGGGCAAAACCGCGATCACTCTCGACACAATCATTAACCAAAAGGGAACTGGTGTGACCTGTATCTATGTCGCCATCGGCCAAAAAACCAGCAAGATCGCCCAGATCATTGATACCCTCGAAAAATATGGTGCTATGAAACACACGATTGTTGTTGCCGCCTCCGCTGCTGATTCAGCGACGATGCAATACATCGCCCCTTATGCCGGGACTGCCTTTGGGGAGTACTTTATGTCCAAAGGCAAGGATGCCTTAATCATCTATGATGATTTAAGTAAACACGCCTGGGCCTATCGTCAAATTTCCCTACTTTTGCGCCGTCCCTCCGGACGAGAGGCCTACCCGGGAGACGTTTTTTATCTCCATTCACGACTGCTGGAACGAAGCGCTAAAATGAACCAGGACTACGGTGGTGGTTCTCTGACAAGTCTGCCAATCATCGAGACCCAAGCAGGAGACGTTTCTGCTTATATCCCAACGAACGTTATTTCTATTACTGATGGGCAGATTTATCTTGAGGGTGACCTTTTTTACGCTGGAACCAGACCGGCAATTAACGTCGGGCTCTCGGTCTCCCGTGTTGGAGGCTCGGCCCAAGTCAAGGCCATGAAACAAGTAGCCGGAACCCTTCGCCTTGACTTGGCTCAGTACCGCGAACTAGCTGCCTTCGCGCAATTCGGTTCTGATCTTGATCCCGAAACCAAAGCTAGGCTGCAGCGTGGTCAAAGATTGACAGAAATTCTCAAACAACCCCAATACCAACCACTCCCGGTTGAGCAACAAGTTGCTCTTATTTGGGCGGCCACCAATGGTTTTCTTGACAGCATCGAGCTGGAAAAAGTTGCCGATTTCAAGGAAAGATACCTTCTCTTTCTTGCCAATAAAAAGGTCAAACTTCTTTCCGATCTTAAGGAAAAACAAACCCTGGAAGACAAATTGAGCGCAGAGCTGAAAAAGGCGACTGAGGAATTTAAAAAAACTTATAAATAA
- the atpB gene encoding F0F1 ATP synthase subunit A has product MEVTFFAEKLFSLGPLPVTNTLLTTWLVSLLLITFAFLSTRRVSLVPSGLQNFAEMIVEALWEQIESLAGKEKAKTFFPILATLFIFIITANYFGLLPIVSGFGLKEIHEGKETIVPLFRSINSDLNVTLALSLTSVAFTHYFAVTGLGVVAYLKRYFSLNPIYLFVGLLELVSELTKLVSLSFRLFGNIFAGEALLSTVSSLAAFVVPLPFLFLELLVGFVQATVFMMLTLVFMLILTEKHESH; this is encoded by the coding sequence ATGGAAGTAACTTTTTTTGCTGAAAAACTTTTTAGTCTTGGTCCACTACCAGTCACCAACACCTTGTTGACAACTTGGCTGGTGAGCTTGCTGTTGATCACTTTTGCTTTCCTTTCAACAAGGAGAGTCTCTTTGGTTCCTTCTGGTTTACAAAATTTCGCGGAGATGATCGTTGAGGCTCTCTGGGAACAGATTGAGTCCTTGGCAGGAAAAGAGAAGGCCAAAACCTTTTTCCCAATCTTGGCTACTTTGTTTATCTTTATTATTACTGCCAATTATTTTGGTCTTTTACCCATTGTCTCTGGTTTTGGTTTGAAAGAAATCCACGAAGGAAAGGAAACCATTGTTCCTCTCTTTAGGTCAATAAATTCTGATCTAAACGTTACTCTGGCTCTCTCGCTTACTTCAGTTGCTTTTACTCATTATTTTGCCGTCACGGGCTTAGGGGTAGTTGCTTATCTAAAAAGATACTTTAGTCTCAACCCCATCTATCTTTTTGTTGGTCTTCTTGAGCTTGTCTCGGAACTAACTAAATTAGTTTCTCTTTCCTTCCGACTTTTTGGCAATATTTTTGCAGGAGAAGCGCTCCTCTCAACTGTTTCCAGTTTGGCCGCCTTTGTGGTACCATTACCGTTCCTGTTCTTGGAGCTGCTCGTTGGCTTTGTCCAAGCAACTGTTTTTATGATGTTAACTTTAGTTTTCATGCTAATTCTGACTGAAAAGCATGAGTCTCATTAA
- the gpmI gene encoding 2,3-bisphosphoglycerate-independent phosphoglycerate mutase, with protein MQIKPVNPVVLVVLDGWGIAAPGPGNAISLANKPNWDNYYNTYPHTRLEASGEAVGLPKGEAGNSEVGHLNLGAGRIVYQELPRINQAIADGTFLSNQALQAAVKHAKDNQTTLHLMGLIGTGVVHSSMDHLYALLWLAKEAKIENLSLHLFTDGRDSPPNASLQLIGELENKLSSLGIGQISTIMGRYWAMDRDKHWERIKVAYQALTVGSGEKAPTAAAAIQNSYAKNITDEFVPPTVIQPGALAPKLIKEKDSLIFFNFRPDRPRQLTRAFVLPNFTEFERKKLNDLYFVAMTEYEKALPVSSIAFPHVKVNSPLASIVSFMNKRQLHIGETEKYAHVTYFFNGGQEDPFQMEDRVHIPSPHVATYDLKPEMSAAEITDYVNSKLREQSYEFIMINFANPDMVAHTGSIPATVKAIESVDKCLGKLIPTILGLGGGAVITADHGNAELMVNPTTGAADTEHTTNPVPAVIIAEQFGNMSSKQLLSGILADVGPTLLSLMGIAKPSTMTGRNLISQY; from the coding sequence GTGCAAATAAAACCTGTCAATCCTGTCGTTTTGGTTGTCCTTGATGGTTGGGGAATCGCTGCCCCCGGACCTGGAAACGCGATTAGTCTAGCTAATAAGCCCAACTGGGACAACTACTACAATACTTATCCTCACACGCGTTTGGAGGCTTCAGGTGAGGCGGTGGGCTTGCCCAAAGGAGAAGCTGGTAATTCCGAGGTTGGGCACTTGAATTTAGGGGCAGGAAGAATTGTCTACCAGGAGTTGCCTCGAATCAATCAAGCTATCGCCGATGGAACCTTTTTGTCCAATCAAGCTCTTCAGGCAGCGGTTAAACATGCCAAAGACAATCAAACTACCCTCCACTTGATGGGTTTGATTGGGACAGGCGTGGTCCACTCAAGTATGGATCACCTCTACGCCCTACTTTGGCTTGCTAAGGAGGCAAAAATTGAGAACCTCTCCCTGCATCTTTTTACCGATGGTCGCGACTCACCACCCAACGCTTCACTACAACTAATCGGGGAACTAGAAAACAAACTGTCCAGTTTGGGGATTGGACAAATCAGTACTATCATGGGGCGTTACTGGGCGATGGATCGTGACAAACATTGGGAAAGAATCAAGGTAGCCTATCAAGCTTTGACTGTAGGTAGTGGTGAAAAAGCGCCAACGGCCGCGGCCGCAATTCAAAATTCTTACGCTAAAAATATTACTGATGAGTTTGTCCCCCCAACTGTAATTCAACCTGGCGCGCTCGCCCCAAAATTGATCAAAGAGAAGGACAGCCTCATTTTTTTTAACTTTCGCCCTGACCGGCCGCGACAGCTTACCCGAGCCTTTGTTTTGCCCAACTTTACCGAGTTTGAACGAAAAAAACTCAATGATCTTTATTTTGTCGCCATGACTGAGTATGAAAAAGCTCTGCCGGTTTCGTCAATTGCTTTCCCCCACGTCAAGGTAAACTCACCCCTCGCTTCAATAGTTTCTTTCATGAATAAACGTCAACTCCACATTGGGGAAACGGAAAAATATGCTCATGTGACTTACTTTTTCAATGGTGGTCAGGAGGACCCTTTTCAGATGGAGGATCGGGTCCACATTCCCTCCCCGCACGTAGCGACTTATGATTTAAAGCCAGAAATGTCGGCTGCCGAAATAACTGATTATGTCAACAGTAAACTGCGTGAACAATCCTATGAGTTTATCATGATCAATTTCGCCAATCCCGACATGGTCGCCCACACCGGTTCAATACCAGCAACGGTCAAAGCAATTGAGAGTGTTGATAAATGTTTGGGAAAACTGATTCCGACAATCCTCGGTTTGGGTGGGGGAGCAGTCATTACTGCCGATCATGGTAACGCCGAGTTGATGGTAAATCCTACCACTGGAGCGGCCGATACCGAACACACCACCAATCCAGTACCAGCGGTCATCATCGCGGAACAGTTTGGCAACATGTCAAGTAAACAACTGCTTTCGGGAATCTTAGCCGATGTCGGACCAACGTTGCTGTCTTTGATGGGAATTGCCAAACCAAGTACTATGACCGGGAGAAATTTAATTTCGCAGTACTAA
- the atpC gene encoding ATP synthase F1 subunit epsilon, which yields MKLEIVTPEKKAFEDEVDQVTLTTTEGQITVLPHHIPVFTQLASGEIVAKKAGKEALLASGGGFAEITGDKVSVLTDLADRPEEIDEKKVEEAKKRAEAAMKEKHLLSEEEFAATAAALEKALAQLKIKHRRRPATTLKTETSL from the coding sequence ATGAAATTGGAAATAGTTACTCCAGAAAAAAAAGCTTTTGAAGATGAAGTTGATCAAGTGACTCTGACCACAACTGAAGGACAGATCACTGTTCTTCCTCACCACATCCCGGTTTTTACTCAACTTGCTTCCGGTGAAATAGTCGCGAAAAAAGCTGGCAAAGAAGCTTTGCTTGCTTCAGGCGGGGGCTTTGCCGAAATTACGGGAGATAAAGTCTCGGTTTTGACTGACCTGGCTGATCGCCCGGAGGAAATCGATGAGAAAAAAGTTGAAGAAGCGAAGAAAAGAGCTGAAGCAGCCATGAAGGAAAAACACCTGCTTTCTGAAGAAGAGTTCGCTGCCACTGCCGCAGCTCTCGAAAAAGCTCTTGCTCAGCTGAAGATAAAGCACCGCCGGCGACCTGCTACTACCCTAAAAACTGAAACTAGTCTTTAG
- a CDS encoding F0F1 ATP synthase subunit delta yields the protein MKTKILKLAKKSLQASFAKGRLEPALVSEQIKVIKKEYPSETLNLLRAYRKLLRAKLAKQTVLVESSLPLNQDLVADIEAEIKKKFGADKTVTFRTNETTLGGLRLKLGDDILDYSLAGKLNELKEAFSQHG from the coding sequence ATGAAGACTAAAATACTCAAGCTAGCGAAAAAATCTCTCCAAGCTTCTTTTGCCAAAGGCAGACTTGAACCTGCTTTAGTTTCAGAGCAAATTAAAGTGATTAAAAAGGAATACCCTAGCGAAACTCTGAACTTGCTTCGAGCCTACCGCAAGCTGCTGAGGGCAAAACTAGCCAAACAAACGGTTCTTGTCGAAAGCTCTCTTCCTCTGAACCAGGATTTAGTTGCCGATATCGAAGCTGAAATCAAAAAGAAATTCGGCGCGGACAAAACAGTTACTTTCAGGACTAACGAAACTACTCTCGGTGGCTTGCGTTTAAAACTTGGGGATGACATCCTGGACTATTCTTTAGCAGGAAAACTTAATGAATTGAAGGAGGCTTTTAGTCAACATGGCTGA